The Palaemon carinicauda isolate YSFRI2023 chromosome 20, ASM3689809v2, whole genome shotgun sequence DNA segment GCAGCTGTTGCTCCACTGACCTACGGTGCAGCTCACTTCGCACACTCCTTTGGTGCTTTCCCAGGTGCCGTAGCTCCTTTTTCTCATGCTATCCAGTATGCCGCTGCCCCAGCTGGAATCCAGCACGCTTTTGCACATGTTGCTCACGGAGTAGCTCCAGCTGCCATCCAGTATGCTGCTGCCACCCCTGCGGCTCATGCCGTTGCCCCAGCTGCCGTCCAGTACGCTGCTGCTGCCCCTGTAGCTCATGCAGTAGCCCCAGCTGCTGTCCactatgctgctgctgctgcccctGTGGCTTTGACCCACTCCGTGGCCCACCCAGTGGCTCTTCCCCCGAAGGAAGTGTCAGTGCCAGTGACAACCCACCATGTTGAGGTCCCCGTCCACCAGAAGGTCCACTACGGCACTCAGGCCTACGTTGCCGGCGCCACCACATCCATCCACAAGCCCTCTTTGGCCGCTCCAGCCATCGCCCCTCCCTCCACCCTCTTGGCCAAGGCCCACTACAACGCCCCCGAGGTCACCCTCAAGACCCAAGAGATCCCCGTCGAACGTCACACCCCCAACTTCGTCGACACCCCCTACCACGCTGGCACCATAGTCAAGTACACCGAACCTCAGGTTAAGGAAGTCAAGGTGCCAACTCCCTATGCCCAGCCAGTAGCTGTGCCCCACCCAGTAGCAGTACCTGCTCCTTATGCTGTGCCCCAGCCTGTGGCTGTGCCCCATGAGGTCCACTCTGTTGCCGTCCACCAACCCGTTGCCGTCCACCAGCCCGTG contains these protein-coding regions:
- the LOC137659618 gene encoding calphotin-like, which gives rise to MKAFIVLSVIAAALAAPAPEADADKVVVAHHAAVAPLTYGAAHFAHSFGAFPGAVAPFSHAIQYAAAPAGIQHAFAHVAHGVAPAAIQYAAATPAAHAVAPAAVQYAAAAPVAHAVAPAAVHYAAAAAPVALTHSVAHPVALPPKEVSVPVTTHHVEVPVHQKVHYGTQAYVAGATTSIHKPSLAAPAIAPPSTLLAKAHYNAPEVTLKTQEIPVERHTPNFVDTPYHAGTIVKYTEPQVKEVKVPTPYAQPVAVPHPVAVPAPYAVPQPVAVPHEVHSVAVHQPVAVHQPVAVHQAVAYVHHAASAFPAVAVVKADD